A genomic stretch from Frigoribacterium sp. PvP032 includes:
- a CDS encoding biotin/lipoyl-binding protein produces MRVAKTWIFPILRILIFLAIAVALVKLAFFAAPDAATGSVAVPTGEAVEPQVAVAVGTVTNDVTVDATVEADAASTAPATLAGTVVTVLVERGQAVAAGDEIATLRSETPQEALVAADGTVTERAPIVKTAVVTSPVAGTVTELSVIADQELAVGDPVAEVAPPTFHVTGSLAADQLYRLVSRPAEGTASIRGGPAPFACTGLSVGGAGAGAGTGTTTAGDTGDSSGAGVSGQSVTCAVPGDVTVFAGLATELTIPAGVATDVLTVPLTAVEGAAGKGVVTVVGADGTEEEREITLGINDGTTVEVTGGLVEGDMVLEFVPGAVAPQEGCVDPTTGEVYC; encoded by the coding sequence GTGCGCGTCGCCAAGACCTGGATCTTCCCGATCCTCCGCATCCTGATCTTCCTCGCGATCGCCGTCGCCCTCGTCAAGCTCGCGTTCTTCGCGGCGCCCGACGCGGCGACCGGCTCCGTGGCCGTCCCGACCGGCGAGGCGGTCGAGCCGCAGGTGGCCGTCGCGGTCGGCACGGTCACGAACGACGTCACGGTCGACGCCACCGTCGAGGCCGACGCCGCGTCGACCGCCCCGGCCACCCTCGCGGGCACCGTCGTGACCGTCCTCGTCGAGAGGGGGCAGGCCGTCGCCGCGGGCGACGAGATCGCGACGCTGCGCTCCGAGACCCCGCAGGAGGCGCTGGTCGCGGCCGACGGCACGGTCACCGAACGCGCGCCGATCGTCAAGACCGCGGTGGTGACGTCGCCCGTGGCGGGCACGGTGACGGAGCTCTCCGTCATCGCGGACCAGGAGCTGGCCGTGGGCGACCCCGTGGCGGAGGTCGCGCCTCCGACGTTCCACGTCACCGGTTCGCTGGCCGCCGACCAGCTCTACCGCCTGGTCAGCCGCCCGGCCGAGGGCACGGCGTCGATCCGGGGCGGCCCGGCGCCGTTCGCCTGCACCGGCCTCTCGGTCGGCGGTGCGGGCGCCGGCGCGGGCACGGGCACCACGACCGCCGGCGACACCGGTGACTCGTCCGGCGCGGGCGTCTCGGGGCAGTCGGTGACGTGCGCCGTCCCCGGCGACGTCACGGTCTTCGCGGGCCTCGCCACCGAGCTGACGATCCCCGCCGGCGTCGCGACGGACGTCCTCACGGTGCCGCTCACGGCGGTGGAGGGCGCCGCGGGCAAGGGCGTCGTGACCGTCGTCGGCGCGGACGGCACGGAGGAGGAGCGCGAGATCACGCTCGGCATCAACGACGGCACGACCGTCGAGGTGACGGGAGGGCTCGTCGAGGGCGACATGGTCCTCGAGTTCGTGCCGGGCGCCGTCGCCCCGCAGGAGGGCTGCGTCGACCCGACGACCGGAGAGGTCTACTGCTGA
- a CDS encoding ribonuclease J — protein MPTTIKTPRELEDGTLRVIPVGGLGEIGRNMTVYEIDGKLLVVDCGVLFPEEHQPGVDLILPDFSPLRDRLDDVLAVVLTHGHEDHIGAVPYLLRLRADIPLIGSQLTLALIEAKLKEHRIKPYTLTVKEGGRETLGPFDLEFVAVNHSIPDALAVAIRTSAGLVLHTGDFKMDQLPLDDRITDLRAFARLGEEGVDLFLPDSTNADVPGFTALERDIGPVLDDVIRRAPRRVVVASFSSHVHRVQQVLDAAHANGRRVAFMGRSMIRNMGIAADLGYLVVPEGVLIDAKKAKDLPDERIVYMSTGSQGEPMAVLARMANLEHQIEIGQDDTVILASSLIPGNENAVYRVIDGLTKLGAKVVHKGNAKVHVSGHASAGELLYCYNVLRPRNVMPVHGEHRHLYANAALAERTGVPRENTILGEDGIVVDLRDGVAEVVGQLDLGYVYVDGSTVGEITDADLKDRRILSEEGFISVFLAIDATTGRVVVGPEIQSRGFAEDERVFDDVMPKILAALAEAAENGTRDTHQFSQVVRRTVGRWVATQHRRRPMIVPVVISA, from the coding sequence ATGCCCACGACCATCAAGACCCCGCGCGAGCTCGAGGACGGCACCCTCCGGGTCATCCCCGTCGGCGGCCTCGGCGAGATCGGCCGCAACATGACCGTCTACGAGATCGACGGCAAGCTGCTCGTCGTCGACTGCGGCGTCCTGTTCCCCGAAGAACACCAGCCTGGCGTCGACCTGATCCTGCCCGACTTCTCGCCCCTCCGCGACCGGCTCGACGACGTCCTCGCCGTCGTGCTGACCCACGGCCACGAGGACCACATCGGCGCGGTGCCCTACCTCCTCCGCCTCCGTGCGGACATCCCGCTGATCGGCTCGCAGCTCACGCTCGCCCTCATCGAGGCGAAGCTCAAGGAGCATCGCATCAAGCCGTACACGCTGACGGTGAAGGAGGGCGGGCGCGAGACGCTCGGCCCGTTCGACCTCGAGTTCGTCGCGGTCAACCACTCCATCCCCGACGCTCTCGCCGTCGCGATCCGCACCTCCGCGGGCCTCGTGCTGCACACCGGCGACTTCAAGATGGACCAGCTGCCGCTCGACGACCGCATCACCGACCTGCGCGCCTTCGCCCGCCTCGGCGAGGAGGGGGTCGACCTGTTCCTCCCCGACTCGACGAACGCCGACGTGCCGGGCTTCACGGCCCTCGAGCGCGACATCGGCCCGGTCCTCGACGACGTCATCCGCCGGGCACCCCGCCGGGTCGTCGTGGCGAGCTTCTCCAGCCACGTGCACCGCGTGCAGCAGGTTCTCGACGCCGCCCACGCGAACGGTCGCCGGGTGGCCTTCATGGGCCGCTCGATGATCCGCAACATGGGCATCGCGGCCGACCTCGGCTACCTGGTCGTGCCCGAGGGGGTCCTGATCGACGCCAAGAAGGCCAAGGACCTGCCGGACGAGCGCATCGTCTACATGAGCACGGGCTCGCAGGGCGAGCCGATGGCCGTCCTCGCCCGCATGGCGAACCTCGAGCACCAGATCGAGATCGGCCAGGACGACACGGTCATCCTCGCGTCGAGCCTCATCCCCGGCAACGAGAACGCCGTCTACCGGGTCATCGACGGGCTGACGAAGCTGGGCGCGAAGGTCGTGCACAAGGGCAACGCGAAGGTGCACGTGTCGGGCCACGCCTCCGCCGGCGAGCTGCTCTACTGCTACAACGTGCTGCGCCCGAGGAACGTCATGCCGGTCCACGGCGAGCACCGGCACCTCTACGCGAACGCCGCGCTGGCCGAGCGCACGGGGGTGCCGCGCGAGAACACGATCCTCGGCGAGGACGGCATCGTCGTCGACCTCCGCGACGGCGTCGCCGAGGTGGTCGGCCAGCTCGACCTCGGGTACGTGTACGTCGACGGCTCGACCGTCGGCGAGATCACCGACGCCGACCTCAAAGACCGGCGGATCCTCAGCGAGGAGGGCTTCATCTCGGTCTTCCTCGCCATCGACGCCACCACGGGGCGCGTCGTCGTCGGCCCCGAGATCCAGTCGCGCGGCTTCGCAGAAGACGAGCGGGTCTTCGACGACGTCATGCCCAAGATCCTCGCCGCGCTGGCCGAGGCGGCCGAGAACGGCACCCGCGACACCCACCAGTTCAGCCAGGTGGTCCGCCGCACCGTCGGTCGCTGGGTGGCCACGCAGCACCGTCGGCGCCCGATGATCGTGCCGGTGGTCATCAGCGCCTGA
- the dapA gene encoding 4-hydroxy-tetrahydrodipicolinate synthase, whose amino-acid sequence MSNISNPFGQVLVALVTPFTADGEVDWPAVEKHIDDCVSAGADGIVVTGTTGETSTLTDPEKLKLVEVGKSVAAGRAKIITGGGSNETAHAIQLYKASEKAGADGVMIVTPYYNKPTQAGVLTHFRMIADATDLPVILYDIPGRTGIPIKYETLLRAAKHPNIVAVKDAKGDFAEVSRVINQTDLLYFSGDDANVLPHLSIGASGLIGVTANIVSAPYRTMIDAVNAGDLHTATAAHKMLEPLVRAVMTHVPGTVAAKYILHGLGRISSPRVRLPLVGPEDSEAALIEDELSHVGDIPGLDLSRFRPDRNAAAGGALPKVHGTTR is encoded by the coding sequence GTGTCGAACATCAGCAACCCCTTCGGGCAGGTCCTCGTCGCTCTCGTCACCCCCTTCACCGCGGACGGTGAGGTCGACTGGCCGGCGGTCGAGAAGCACATCGACGACTGCGTCTCCGCGGGTGCCGACGGCATCGTCGTCACGGGCACCACGGGCGAGACCAGCACCCTGACCGACCCCGAGAAGCTCAAGCTCGTCGAGGTCGGCAAGTCGGTCGCCGCAGGGCGCGCGAAGATCATCACGGGCGGCGGCTCGAACGAGACCGCGCATGCGATCCAGCTGTACAAGGCGAGCGAGAAGGCCGGCGCCGACGGCGTCATGATCGTCACGCCGTACTACAACAAGCCCACGCAGGCCGGCGTCCTCACGCACTTCCGCATGATCGCCGACGCGACCGACCTGCCCGTCATCCTCTACGACATCCCCGGCCGCACCGGCATCCCGATCAAGTACGAGACACTGCTGCGCGCGGCCAAGCACCCCAACATCGTCGCCGTCAAGGACGCGAAGGGCGACTTCGCCGAGGTCAGCCGTGTCATCAACCAGACCGACCTGCTCTACTTCTCGGGCGACGACGCGAACGTGCTGCCGCACCTGTCGATCGGCGCCTCGGGCCTCATCGGCGTGACGGCGAACATCGTCTCCGCGCCGTACCGCACCATGATCGACGCCGTGAACGCCGGTGACCTGCACACCGCCACGGCCGCCCACAAGATGCTCGAGCCGCTCGTGCGCGCCGTGATGACCCACGTGCCCGGCACGGTCGCGGCGAAGTACATCCTGCACGGCCTCGGCCGCATCTCCAGCCCTCGCGTCCGGCTGCCGCTCGTCGGCCCGGAGGACAGCGAGGCGGCCCTCATCGAGGACGAGCTCTCGCACGTCGGCGACATCCCCGGGCTCGACCTCAGCCGCTTCCGTCCCGACCGCAACGCGGCGGCCGGCGGCGCACTGCCCAAGGTGCACGGCACCACGCGCTGA
- the thyX gene encoding FAD-dependent thymidylate synthase — protein MTDADAVTPASSSPDTAADPVEFRSDVTVELVRSSAHDSDVLFAARVSTMGEQTLEGAQASADGAQATKGAGLINYLMRDRHGSPFEHNSMTFYVQAPIFVFREFMRHRMASYNEESGRYRELNPVFYVPSANRNLQQVGKPGAYDFLPGTPEQSELVRSETERTSREAYAAYKRMLDAGVAREVARIVLPLNIYSSMYVTVNARSLMNFLSLRTKREGTHFPSFPQREIEMCAEKMEDIWAELMPLTYAAFGTNGRVAP, from the coding sequence GTGACTGATGCCGACGCCGTGACCCCCGCCTCCTCGTCTCCCGACACCGCCGCCGACCCCGTCGAGTTCCGCAGCGACGTCACCGTCGAGCTGGTCCGCTCGAGCGCGCACGACTCCGACGTGCTCTTCGCGGCACGCGTGTCGACCATGGGCGAGCAGACGCTCGAGGGCGCCCAGGCCTCGGCCGACGGCGCCCAGGCGACCAAGGGCGCCGGCCTGATCAACTACCTCATGCGCGACCGCCACGGCTCGCCCTTCGAGCACAACTCGATGACGTTCTACGTGCAGGCGCCGATCTTCGTGTTCCGCGAGTTCATGCGGCACCGCATGGCGAGCTACAACGAGGAGAGCGGTCGCTACCGCGAGCTCAACCCCGTCTTCTACGTGCCCTCCGCGAACCGCAACCTGCAGCAGGTCGGCAAGCCCGGCGCGTACGACTTCCTGCCCGGCACACCCGAGCAGAGCGAGCTCGTCCGGTCCGAGACCGAGCGCACCTCCCGCGAGGCCTACGCGGCCTACAAGCGGATGCTCGACGCCGGGGTCGCCCGCGAGGTCGCCCGCATCGTCCTGCCGCTGAACATCTACTCGTCCATGTACGTGACCGTGAACGCGCGGTCGCTGATGAACTTCCTGAGCCTCCGCACCAAGCGCGAGGGCACTCACTTCCCGTCGTTCCCGCAGCGCGAGATCGAGATGTGCGCCGAGAAGATGGAAGACATCTGGGCTGAGCTCATGCCGCTCACGTACGCCGCCTTCGGCACGAACGGCCGCGTCGCCCCCTGA
- a CDS encoding TIGR01777 family oxidoreductase, with amino-acid sequence MTADSLTVLVSGASGLVGTELRRQLVAAGHTVVALVRREARDEGEATWVPAAGIVDRTLLDRADAVVNLSGASLGRLPWTTGYKREIRDSRVTATATLAHGMAGAERPPAVFLSGSAVGIYGDRPGERLTEQSARGSGFLSDVVADWEAATAPTPDATRVVHLRTGVVVGPGGAMAPLLPLTKLGLGSRLGTGDQFWPWISLHDEAAAIVHLLTSSLSGPVNLAGPTPATSDALTRRLAKDLSRPYALTVPEVVISTAMQEAGREMLLPSQQVVPEALLADGFAFRHRTVDQAVDALTASL; translated from the coding sequence ATGACCGCCGACTCCCTCACCGTCCTCGTCTCCGGCGCCTCCGGCCTGGTCGGCACCGAGCTGCGACGCCAGCTGGTGGCCGCCGGCCACACCGTCGTCGCGCTCGTCCGTCGCGAGGCCCGCGACGAGGGCGAGGCCACGTGGGTGCCCGCGGCCGGGATCGTCGACCGGACCCTGCTCGACCGTGCGGACGCGGTCGTCAACCTGAGCGGCGCCTCCTTGGGTCGGCTGCCCTGGACGACGGGCTACAAGCGGGAGATCCGCGACTCGCGCGTGACGGCCACCGCGACGCTGGCGCACGGGATGGCCGGTGCCGAGCGACCGCCGGCCGTGTTCCTCAGCGGCTCGGCCGTCGGCATCTACGGAGACCGGCCCGGCGAGCGCCTGACCGAGCAGAGCGCGCGGGGCAGCGGGTTCCTCAGCGACGTCGTCGCCGACTGGGAGGCGGCCACGGCACCCACGCCGGACGCCACCCGCGTCGTGCACCTTCGCACCGGCGTCGTCGTGGGCCCCGGCGGCGCGATGGCCCCGCTGCTGCCCCTCACGAAGCTCGGCCTCGGCTCGCGCCTCGGCACCGGAGACCAGTTCTGGCCGTGGATCAGCCTGCACGACGAGGCCGCAGCGATCGTGCACCTGCTGACCTCGAGCCTCAGCGGCCCCGTCAACCTCGCCGGGCCCACGCCGGCCACCAGCGACGCCCTCACGCGTCGCCTCGCGAAGGACCTGAGCCGCCCGTACGCCCTCACGGTGCCCGAGGTGGTCATCAGCACGGCGATGCAGGAGGCAGGGCGCGAGATGCTGCTGCCGAGCCAGCAGGTCGTGCCGGAGGCGCTGCTCGCGGACGGCTTCGCCTTCCGTCACCGCACGGTCGACCAGGCGGTCGACGCGCTCACCGCCAGCCTCTAG
- a CDS encoding tetratricopeptide repeat protein, with protein sequence MKGRTAALVMALFLLLYVVLVAQRAYLFVMTGEPIAVVLGVALLVLPVLGIFALVAELRFGVHTQQMVRELEEAGELPVDEVPRRASGRYERAAADAAFPRWAQAVEDAPDDWRAWFRLGLAYDACGDRRRARQAVRKASRMRAAA encoded by the coding sequence ATGAAGGGCCGCACCGCGGCGCTCGTCATGGCGCTGTTCCTCCTCCTGTACGTCGTCCTGGTCGCACAGCGGGCGTACCTGTTCGTCATGACGGGCGAGCCGATCGCGGTCGTGCTCGGCGTGGCCCTCCTCGTCCTGCCGGTGCTCGGCATCTTCGCCCTCGTCGCCGAGCTGCGCTTCGGGGTGCACACGCAGCAGATGGTCCGTGAGCTCGAGGAGGCGGGCGAGCTGCCGGTGGACGAGGTCCCGCGCCGCGCCTCCGGACGCTACGAGCGCGCGGCCGCGGACGCGGCCTTCCCGCGCTGGGCACAGGCCGTCGAGGACGCCCCCGACGACTGGCGCGCCTGGTTCAGGCTCGGCCTCGCCTACGACGCGTGCGGTGACCGCCGCCGTGCCCGGCAGGCAGTCCGCAAGGCGTCCCGGATGCGGGCCGCGGCCTAG
- the dapB gene encoding 4-hydroxy-tetrahydrodipicolinate reductase, with translation MTSQIAVVGATGTLGSFVVDLVQRTPGLELHAGLSSRDDLDDVRGADLVVDVTHPAVSPGIVEHVVRAGLPVLVGTSGWNAERVAKLRTVVADVGGPGVLVVPNFSLGSVLATRFATMAARFYESVEIVEAHHQGKVDSPSGTAVRTAELIAEARRELGPVSAPFSDQRARGQQVASVPVHSMRLRGVVAKQEVVFGGEGETLTLTHDTISQRAYEQGLLVAMAEAPHVEGVVVGLDSVLPLD, from the coding sequence ATGACCTCCCAGATCGCCGTCGTCGGGGCCACGGGCACGCTCGGCTCGTTCGTCGTCGACCTCGTGCAGCGCACCCCCGGCCTCGAGCTGCACGCCGGCCTCTCCTCCCGTGACGACCTCGACGACGTGCGGGGCGCCGACCTCGTCGTCGACGTGACCCACCCGGCTGTCAGCCCCGGCATCGTCGAGCACGTCGTCCGGGCCGGCCTCCCCGTCCTCGTCGGCACCTCCGGCTGGAACGCCGAGCGGGTGGCGAAGCTCCGCACGGTCGTCGCCGACGTCGGCGGCCCCGGCGTCCTCGTCGTCCCCAACTTCTCGCTCGGCTCCGTCCTCGCGACGCGGTTCGCCACGATGGCGGCCCGCTTCTACGAGAGCGTCGAGATCGTGGAGGCGCACCACCAGGGCAAGGTCGACTCGCCCTCCGGCACGGCCGTCCGCACCGCGGAGCTGATCGCCGAGGCGCGTCGCGAGCTCGGCCCCGTCTCGGCCCCGTTCTCCGACCAGCGCGCCCGCGGCCAGCAGGTCGCGAGCGTGCCGGTGCACAGCATGCGCCTCCGCGGCGTCGTCGCCAAGCAGGAGGTCGTCTTCGGCGGCGAGGGCGAGACCCTCACCCTGACGCACGACACGATCTCGCAGCGGGCGTACGAGCAGGGCCTGCTCGTCGCCATGGCCGAGGCGCCTCACGTCGAGGGCGTCGTCGTGGGGCTCGACAGCGTGCTCCCGCTCGACTGA
- a CDS encoding GNAT family N-acetyltransferase — protein sequence MPRFRAVPVSSPAAADLLEAYFAERRETFPSGKGSYRTASPVDSTFTPPAGAFLLVEDDAVDALACGGVRRIEPTPEGLVRYEVKHVFVRPEARGRGLGRLLMAELEEVAAGLGADLVVLDTNESLLAAGALYRSTGYAEVEPYNDNPNATTWFAKPVSPREVAR from the coding sequence ATGCCCCGGTTCCGCGCCGTCCCCGTGTCTTCCCCCGCCGCCGCCGACCTGCTCGAGGCGTACTTCGCCGAGCGCCGGGAGACGTTCCCCTCAGGCAAGGGCAGCTACCGCACCGCGTCGCCCGTCGACTCGACCTTCACTCCCCCGGCCGGGGCGTTCCTCCTCGTCGAGGACGACGCCGTGGATGCGCTGGCCTGCGGCGGCGTCCGCCGCATCGAGCCGACGCCGGAGGGGCTCGTGCGGTACGAGGTCAAGCACGTCTTCGTGCGCCCCGAGGCCCGCGGACGAGGGCTCGGGCGTCTGCTGATGGCCGAGCTCGAGGAGGTGGCTGCCGGCCTGGGTGCCGACCTGGTCGTCCTCGACACGAACGAGAGCCTGCTCGCCGCGGGGGCGCTCTACCGCTCGACCGGCTACGCCGAGGTCGAGCCGTACAACGACAACCCGAACGCGACGACCTGGTTCGCGAAGCCCGTGTCGCCCCGCGAGGTCGCCCGCTAG
- a CDS encoding histidine phosphatase family protein, producing the protein MSHYLYLVRHGEQQDAEHGLPDGPLSERGKRQARLLAERLGGVPFSAAWHSPLERAAETARIMTERLPALESQPSTLLFDCVPSGPTADMPSAYKPFFGGVTEDEIEAGQAQMADAVSEWLTPSREDRHDLLITHNFVIGWFVREVFGAPDWRWMGVNQANAGLTIIRVRSAKPPELVTHNDLGHLPVELRTGLPVEQPI; encoded by the coding sequence GTGTCCCACTACCTGTACCTGGTCCGGCACGGCGAGCAGCAGGACGCCGAGCACGGGCTCCCCGACGGCCCGCTGTCCGAGCGCGGCAAGCGCCAGGCGCGCCTGCTGGCCGAGCGCCTCGGGGGAGTCCCGTTCTCCGCCGCCTGGCACTCCCCGCTCGAGCGCGCGGCCGAGACGGCGCGCATCATGACCGAGCGCCTCCCCGCCCTCGAGTCGCAGCCGTCGACCCTGCTCTTCGACTGCGTGCCCTCCGGCCCGACGGCCGACATGCCCTCCGCCTACAAGCCGTTCTTCGGCGGCGTCACCGAGGACGAGATCGAGGCGGGCCAGGCGCAGATGGCGGACGCGGTGTCGGAGTGGCTGACGCCGTCCCGTGAGGATCGGCACGACCTGCTCATCACGCACAACTTCGTCATCGGCTGGTTCGTGCGCGAGGTCTTCGGGGCGCCGGACTGGCGCTGGATGGGCGTCAACCAGGCGAACGCCGGCCTGACCATCATCCGCGTCCGGTCGGCGAAGCCGCCGGAGCTCGTGACGCACAACGACCTGGGGCACCTCCCCGTCGAGCTCCGCACCGGCCTCCCGGTCGAGCAGCCGATCTAG
- a CDS encoding pitrilysin family protein, protein MNGPVSLPLDSVELSFRATGDALVRRTVLPTGVRVLTEQMPGARSATVGFWVAVGSRDEQPGERGSTHFLEHLLFKGTATRSALDIAVAFESVGGEHNAATAKEYTCYYARVRDVDLDDAVDVLADMLTSSALEPDEFETERGVILEELAMADDDPADVAGERLFESVFGEHPLGRPIGGSPESIREARRDDVHAHYLANYRPRDLVVTIAGAVDHDHAVERLEQALARSPWSTEAASPVPRRSSELAVPTPGEQVVVVRRPLEQATVLLGMPGISASDDRRPALAVLNSVLGGGMSSRLFQEIRERRGLAYSVYSFAPSYSDAGLFGLYAGCTPSNVEIVGQLMLDELDRVAESGVTELERQRALGQLGGAAALALEDSDTRMNRLGRAELSTGEFVDLDASLARLGRVGLDDVRDLARELRSGPLSTVVVGDVDGSSFTPPTTTSAAVTP, encoded by the coding sequence ATGAACGGCCCGGTCTCCCTCCCACTCGACTCGGTCGAGCTCTCCTTCCGCGCGACGGGCGACGCACTCGTGCGGCGCACGGTCCTCCCGACGGGCGTCCGCGTCCTCACCGAGCAGATGCCCGGGGCGCGCAGCGCCACCGTGGGGTTCTGGGTGGCGGTGGGCTCCCGCGACGAGCAGCCGGGTGAACGAGGCTCGACGCACTTCCTCGAGCACCTCCTCTTCAAGGGCACGGCGACGCGGTCCGCGCTGGACATCGCGGTCGCCTTCGAGTCGGTCGGGGGCGAGCACAACGCGGCCACGGCCAAGGAGTACACCTGCTACTACGCCCGGGTCCGCGACGTCGACCTCGACGACGCGGTCGACGTCCTCGCCGACATGCTCACCTCGTCCGCCCTCGAGCCCGACGAGTTCGAGACCGAGCGGGGCGTGATCCTCGAAGAACTGGCGATGGCGGACGACGACCCTGCCGACGTGGCAGGCGAGCGCCTCTTCGAGTCGGTCTTCGGCGAGCACCCGCTGGGGCGCCCGATCGGGGGATCTCCCGAGAGCATCAGGGAGGCGCGGCGCGACGACGTGCACGCCCACTACCTGGCGAACTACCGGCCCCGCGACCTCGTCGTGACCATCGCCGGCGCCGTCGACCACGACCACGCCGTCGAGCGGCTCGAGCAGGCGCTGGCGAGGTCGCCCTGGTCGACCGAGGCGGCCTCGCCCGTGCCCCGGCGTTCGTCGGAGCTCGCGGTGCCGACGCCCGGCGAGCAGGTCGTCGTCGTCCGGCGGCCCCTCGAGCAGGCCACCGTCCTGCTGGGCATGCCCGGCATCTCCGCGTCCGACGACCGCCGTCCGGCCCTGGCCGTCCTCAACTCGGTCCTGGGAGGCGGCATGTCGTCGCGCTTGTTCCAGGAGATCCGCGAACGGCGCGGCCTGGCGTACTCCGTCTACTCCTTCGCCCCGAGCTACTCCGACGCCGGGCTGTTCGGCCTCTACGCCGGCTGCACGCCGAGCAACGTCGAGATCGTCGGGCAGCTCATGCTCGACGAGCTCGACCGCGTCGCCGAGTCGGGCGTCACCGAGCTCGAGCGGCAGCGGGCGCTCGGCCAGCTCGGCGGCGCAGCCGCCCTCGCGCTCGAGGACAGCGACACGCGCATGAACCGCCTCGGCCGCGCCGAGCTGTCGACCGGCGAGTTCGTCGACCTGGACGCCTCCCTCGCGCGGCTGGGCCGCGTCGGCCTCGACGACGTCCGCGACCTGGCCCGCGAGCTCCGCTCCGGCCCCCTCTCGACCGTGGTCGTGGGCGACGTCGACGGCTCCTCCTTCACGCCCCCGACGACGACGTCGGCGGCGGTCACCCCTTGA
- a CDS encoding TetR/AcrR family transcriptional regulator: MTVDSPPPAVQRLPGRPRADQTTPGARDRVLTTADRLFYDEGVRVVGVDRLIAEASVTKATFYKHFGAKDTLVLEYLRVRHERAVAELAATVSSSPGGAATVLAVVDEVVTRLQSPRFRGSAFVNAAAEFSDPTHPVRAAVAEHQEWLTDALVELFKDAAHPMPGDAADDFMLALDGALVGAYCGDAIAASAALRRTAERLLPA; encoded by the coding sequence GTGACGGTCGATTCCCCCCCTCCGGCCGTCCAGCGTCTCCCGGGGCGCCCCCGCGCCGACCAGACGACGCCCGGCGCCAGGGACCGCGTCCTGACGACCGCCGACCGCCTCTTCTACGACGAGGGCGTGCGCGTCGTCGGCGTCGACCGGCTCATCGCCGAGGCGTCCGTGACGAAGGCGACGTTCTACAAGCACTTCGGCGCGAAGGACACCCTCGTGCTCGAGTACCTGCGGGTCAGGCACGAGCGCGCGGTCGCCGAGCTCGCCGCCACCGTCTCCTCGTCCCCGGGCGGTGCCGCCACCGTCCTGGCGGTCGTCGACGAGGTCGTCACGCGGCTGCAGTCCCCGCGCTTCCGCGGCTCGGCGTTCGTGAACGCTGCCGCCGAGTTCAGCGACCCGACCCACCCCGTCCGCGCGGCGGTGGCCGAGCACCAGGAATGGCTGACCGACGCTCTCGTCGAGCTGTTCAAGGACGCCGCGCACCCGATGCCGGGCGACGCGGCCGACGACTTCATGCTCGCGCTCGACGGCGCACTCGTGGGCGCCTACTGCGGCGACGCCATCGCGGCCTCAGCGGCCCTGCGTCGGACTGCCGAGCGGCTCCTCCCGGCCTGA